A genomic segment from Gossypium hirsutum isolate 1008001.06 chromosome D04, Gossypium_hirsutum_v2.1, whole genome shotgun sequence encodes:
- the LOC107888126 gene encoding protein FEZ, with amino-acid sequence MDAVEKVEDVMLPGFRFHPTDEELVEFYLKSKIQQKSLPIQLITQLDIYKYEPWDLPKLAASGEKEWYFYCPRDRKYRNSARPNRVTRGGIWKATGTDRPIYSSDATKCIGLKKSLVFYRGRAAKGIKTDWMMHEFRLPSLSDKTLSANDSWAICKIFRKTNCMAQRALSHTSIPSDIPHHYGPFNHFNEVQHAQQWTTSPLPVPNGDLHNNYMFLQCTVDTSSVVLSPDATMIADDVRNNSESIDFKGKQQSFNGFSIRLPQDMEGTRNDDGDWGSIPLMGFPFSLSPNVLDSWKPNLPWDTSLYPTEMSTTYSTDRYHT; translated from the exons ATGGATGCTGTTGAAAAGGTTGAAGATGTGATGTTGCCTGGTTTTCGGTTTCATCCCACAGATGAAGAGCTTGTGGAGTTTTACCTCAAGAGTAAGATTCAGCAGAAATCTTTACCCATTCAACTCATCACCCAACTTGACATTTACAAATATGAACCCTGGGATCTTCCAA AGCTAGCAGCATCAGGCGAGAAAGAGTGGTATTTCTACTGCCCAAGAGACCGTAAATACAGGAACAGTGCAAGGCCTAACAGGGTAACGAGAGGCGGAATTTGGAAGGCCACTGGCACCGATAGGCCTATTTACTCTTCCGATGCCACCAAATGTATTGGTTTAAAGAAATCCCTTGTGTTTTATCGAGGAAGAGCAGCCAAAGGGATTAAAACTGATTGGATGATGCATGAATTTCGACTACCTTCCCTCTCGGACAAAACCCTTTCTGCTAAT GATTCGTGGGCTATTTGTAAGATATTTAGAAAGACCAATTGCATGGCTCAAAGAGCTCTTTCCCATACTTCCATACCATCTGATATACCCCACCATTACGGCCCTTTCAATCACTTCAATGAAGTGCAACATGCACAACAATGGACAACTTCTCCATTGCCTGTTCCCAACGGAGACCTTCACAATAACTACATGTTTTTACAGTGCACGGTCGATACTTCTTCCGTGGTATTGAGCCCAGATGCAACAATGATCGCTGATGATGTTAGGAACAACTCCGAGAGTATAGATTTCAAGGGGAAACAACAGAGTTTCAATGGCTTCTCAATCAGGTTGCCCCAAGATATGGAAGGCACGAGGAATGATGATGGGGATTGGGGGAGTATTCCATTAATGGGATTTCCATTTAGCTTGTCGCCAAATGTGCTTGATTCATGGAAGCCTAATCTACCATGGGATACATCTCTATATCCAACTGAGATGTCCACTACATATTCAACCGACAGATACCATACATAA
- the LOC107888125 gene encoding uncharacterized protein codes for MEAKKEVPIMEVESGDSSTEEAESESPRSVVLQMKKKVEKVHNQVLRIREEESHLGEDFFGCDDENNKNDVVYGGGVGGGGFDERRRRRRRRVNVVLVSRPILPCSPLSGKGNVKRPYTEPTEINQGSF; via the exons ATGGAGGCGAAGAAGGAGGTTCCGATTATGGAGGTGGAGAGTGGTGATTCGTCGACGGAGGAGGCGGAATCGGAGTCGCCGAGGTCTGTGGTGCTGCAGATGAAGAAGAAAGTGGAGAAAGTTCATAATCAGGTTTTAAGGATAAGAGAGGAAGAGTCGCATCTCGGCGAAGATTTCTTCGGCTGCGATGACGAGAATAATAAGAATGACGTCGTATATGGAGGAGGTGTTGGCGGTGGAGGCTTTGATGAAAgacgacgacgacgacgacgacgTGTCAACGTGGTTCTTGTTTCGAGACCGATCTTGCCTTGTTCGCCTCTCAGCGGCAAGGGCAACGTTAAAAGGCCTTACACTGAACCTACCGAAATCAATCAAg GGAGTTTTTAG
- the LOC107886864 gene encoding 60S ribosomal protein L34, whose protein sequence is MVQRLTYRTRHSYATKSNQHRVVKTPGGKLVYQTTKKRASGPKCPVTGKRIQGIPHLRPAEYKRSRLPRNRRTVNRAYGGVLSCSAVRERIIRAFLVEEQKIVKKVLKIQKSKEKQASKS, encoded by the exons ATGGTTCAAAGGCTCACTTACCGTACTCGCCATAGCTACGCTACCAAATCCAACCAACACCGTGTCGTTAAGACCCCTG GTGGGAAATTGGTCTATCAGACAACTAAGAAAAGAGCAAGTGGGCCTAAGTGTCCTGTCACTGGCAAGAGAATTCAGGGT ATTCCTCACTTGAGACCTGCTGAATACAAAAGGTCTAGATTGCCAAGGAACCGCCGGACTGTGAATCGTGCTTATGGTGGTGTTTTGTCCTGCAGTGCTGTTAGAGAGAg GATAATTCGAGCCTTCTTGGTGGAAGAGCAGAAAATTGTGAAGAAGGTTCTGAAGATCCAGAAGTCCAAGGAAAAGCAAGCTTCAAAGAGCTAA
- the LOC107886865 gene encoding uncharacterized protein isoform X1 yields MRTLNDFMIKTHFNFKNMSSFNLFLFQNLVPFGGFLLISISALFSSLFAIFSKALSWIQSDEISKLNNSIPIETEPEDVTEEKTKEIKPVATEPKVEDTGIIEEDESPKFFFKFQFQTQTFEEFSKKFEAKEKYNLGLDSIPSIPYTSTNKYEFKSGDDLSCIMEKPEDLSFCVKEMYADSSNGFLSEQDFMEDDSSENEVDTQQSKPIVCENIPGNLEFLSEEDTTVPETDMGSITSSPENLSDCEDFEADSSRNIEDEDTMEELQSKNKDINALDNSEKSNLENPLASDPEDSTDLETLWEHQELIEQLKMELKKVKATGLPTILEESESPKIMDDLKPWKIDEKFQYADRMSELHKFYKSYRERMRKFDILNYQKMYAIGVLHSKDPFQSISTHKSSSAPPITSLLPQNLWPRRRKTSNSDPMSKFINELHGDLEMVYVGQLCLSWEILHWQYEKAIGIWESDPYCMRRYNEVAGEFQQFQVLIQRFVENEPFEGPRVRNYIKNRCVLRNLLQVPVIREDSLKDKRKGRRKGRDEDDNAITADMLVEIMEEAIRIFWRFLRADKDANIVIRKMRKGAQVEPTEPDELQLLATLQTSLQKVSLYLIQVLEFELLEEVTCWMMKLQKDKKLREIVRSGNCILRKLKKNEEENSDQVLYFFSQVDLKLVARVLNMSNVTRDQLLWCHSKLSKINFVNRKINVEPSFLLFPC; encoded by the exons ATGCGTACCCTGAATGATTTTATGATCAAAACCCATTTTAATTTCAAGAATATGAGTTCTTTtaacttgtttttgtttcaaaatttggTTCCTTTTGGTGGGTTTTTATTGATCTCCATCTCTGCCCTGTTTTCCTCTCTGTTTGCTATCTTCAGCAAAGCTTTGTCAtg GATTCAGAGTGATGAGATTTCTAAGCTCAATAATTCGATTCCAATTGAAACAGAGCCAGAGGATGTCACAGAAGAGAAAACGAAGGAAATCAAACCTGTGGCTACTGAACCGAAGGTTGAAGACACTGGaatcattgaagaagatgaatCTCCAAAATTCTTTTTCAAGTTTCAGTTTCAAACTCAGACTTTCGAAGAATTCAGCAAGAAATTTGAAGCAAAAGAGAAATATAACCTTGGCCTAGactcaattccttcaattccttATACAAGCACGAACAAGTATGAGTTCAAGTCAGGGGATGATCTTAGTTGTATAATGGAGAAGCCTGAGGATTTAAGCTTTTGTGTGAAAGAAATGTATGCTGATTCCAGCAATGGGTTCTTGTCAGAACAAGATTTCATGGAAGACGATTCATCAGAGAATGAAGTTGATACCCAACAAAGTAAACCAATTGTTTGCGAAAATATTCCAGGGAATCTTGAGTTTCTTTCAGAGGAGGACACCACTGTTCCAGAGACTGATATGGGTTCCATTACTTCAAGCCCTGAAAACCTGAGTGATTGTGAAGATTTTGAGGCTGATTCTTCAAGGAACATTGAAGATGAAGACACAATGGAAGAGCTTCAGAGCAAGAATAAGGATATAAATGCTTTAGATAATTCAGAAAAGTCCAATTTAGAGAATCCATTAGCTTCAGATCCTGAGGATTCAACTGATTTGGAAACTTTATGGGAACATCAAGAACTGATAGAACAGCTGAAAATGGAGCTGAAAAAGGTTAAAGCAACAGGCCTGCCAACCATCTTAGAAGAATCAGAATCCCCAAAGATAATGGATGATTTGAAGCCATGGAAAATTGATGAGAAGTTCCAATATGCAGATAGAATGAGTGAACTTCACAAATTCTACAAGAGTTATAGAGAAAGGATGAGGAAATTCGACATCTTGAATTACCAGAAGATGTATGCAATAG GGGTTCTTCATTCAAAGGatccatttcaatcaatttcAACCCACAAATCATCTTCAGCTCCACCAATTACATCTCTCCTCCCTCAAAACCTTTGGCCAAGAAGGCGGAAAACATCGAATTCTGACCCCATGTCGAAGTTCATCAACGAACTCCACGGTGATCTGGAAATGGTGTACGTAGGGCAACTGTGCCTTTCTTGGGAAATACTTCATTGGCAATACGAGAAAGCCATTGGAATATGGGAATCGGATCCTTACTGCATGCGTCGATACAATGAAGTTGCCGGTGAATTTCAACAGTTCCAAGTTCTGATTCAAAGGTTCGTAGAGAATGAACCCTTTGAAGGTCCAAGGGTACGAAACTACATCAAGAACCGATGTGTTCTACGGAATCTCCTTCAAGTTCCCGTCATCCGAG AGGATAGCTTGAAGGATAAAAGGAAAGGTAGAAGAAAAGGAAGAGATGAAGATGACAATGCAATTACAGCTGATATGCTAGTGGAGATCATGGAGGAAGCAATAAGAATATTTTGGCGATTTCTTCGAGCTGATAAAGATGCTAACATTGTGATCCGTAAGATGAGGAAAGGTGCTCAAGTGGAACCTACAGAGCCTGATGAGCTTCAACTTCTAGCAACCCTTCAAACTAGCTTACAAAAGGTTAGTCTTTACTTGATTCAAGTATTAGAATTCGAGTTACTTGAAGAAGTAACATGTTGGATGATGAAATTGCAGAAGGATAAGAAGCTTAGGGAAATAGTAAGGAGTGGGAACTGCATATTAAGGAAATTGAAGAAGAATGAAGAGGAGAATTCAGATCAAGTGCTTTACTTCTTCTCTCAAGTGGATTTGAAATTAGTGGCAAGAGTTTTGAACATGTCTAATGTGACAAGAGACCAACTTTTATGGTGCCATTCCAAATTAAGCAAGATTAACTTTGTTAATAGGAAGATTAATGTTGAACCATCCTTTTTGCTTTTCCCAtgttga
- the LOC107886863 gene encoding 40S ribosomal protein S9-2 has product MVHVSFYRNYGKTFKKPRRPYEKERLDAELRLVGEYGLRCKRELWRVQYALSRIRNAARDLLTLDEKNPRRIFEGEALLRRMNRYGLLDESQNKLDYVLALTVENFLERRLQTLVFKTGMAKSIHHARVLIRQRHIRVGRQVVNIPSFMVRVDSQKHIDFSLTSPFGGGRPGRVKRKNQRAAAKKAAGGDGDEDDEE; this is encoded by the exons ATGGTTCACGTCAGTTTCTACCGCAACT ATGGGAAGACCTTTAAGAAGCCACGACGTCCGTATGAGAAGGAACGATTGGATGCTGAGTTGAGGCTTGTAGGAGAGTATGGGCTCCGATGCAAGAGGGAGCTGTGGAGGGTTCAGTATGCTTTGAGCCGCATCCGTAATGCTGCTAGGGACCTTCTCACTCTTGATGAGAAGAACCCTCGTCGTATTTTTGAAGGTGAAGCCCTTCTTCGTAGGATGAACAGGTATGGACTTTTGGATGAGAGCCAGAACAAGCTTGATTATGTCTTGGCTTTGACTGTTGAAAACTTCCTTGAGCGTCGTTTGCAAACTCTCGTGTTCAAGACTGGTATGGCCAAGTCAATTCACCATGCACGTGTGTTGATCAGGCAACGACACATAAG GGTCGGGAGGCAGGTTGTGAACATCCCGTCCTTCATGGTGAGGGTCGACTCCCAAAAGCATATTGATTTCTCTCTTACTAGTCCGTTTGGAGGTGGCCGCCCTGGAAGAGTGAAGAGAAAGAACCAGAGAGCAGCTGCCAAGAAGGCTGCTGGTGGAGATGgtgatgaagatgatgaagagTAA
- the LOC107886865 gene encoding uncharacterized protein isoform X2 codes for MRTLNDFMIKTHFNFKNMSSFNLFLFQNLVPFGGFLLISISALFSSLFAIFSKALSWIQSDEISKLNNSIPIETEPEDVTEEKTKEIKPVATEPKVEDTGIIEEDESPKFFFKFQFQTQTFEEFSKKFEAKEKYNLGLDSIPSIPYTSTNKYEFKSGDDLSCIMEKPEDLSFCVKEMYADSSNGFLSEQDFMEDDSSENEVDTQQSKPIVCENIPGNLEFLSEEDTTVPETDMGSITSSPENLSDCEDFEADSSRNIEDEDTMEELQSKNKDINALDNSEKSNLENPLASDPEDSTDLETLWEHQELIEQLKMELKKVKATGLPTILEESESPKIMDDLKPWKIDEKFQYADRMSELHKFYKSYRERMRKFDILNYQKMYAIGVLHSKDPFQSISTHKSSSAPPITSLLPQNLWPRRRKTSNSDPMSKFINELHGDLEMVYVGQLCLSWEILHWQYEKAIGIWESDPYCMRRYNEVAGEFQQFQVLIQRFVENEPFEGPRVRNYIKNRCVLRNLLQVPVIREDSLKDKRKGRRKGRDEDDNAITADMLVEIMEEAIRIFWRFLRADKDANIVIRKMRKGAQVEPTEPDELQLLATLQTSLQKKDKKLREIVRSGNCILRKLKKNEEENSDQVLYFFSQVDLKLVARVLNMSNVTRDQLLWCHSKLSKINFVNRKINVEPSFLLFPC; via the exons ATGCGTACCCTGAATGATTTTATGATCAAAACCCATTTTAATTTCAAGAATATGAGTTCTTTtaacttgtttttgtttcaaaatttggTTCCTTTTGGTGGGTTTTTATTGATCTCCATCTCTGCCCTGTTTTCCTCTCTGTTTGCTATCTTCAGCAAAGCTTTGTCAtg GATTCAGAGTGATGAGATTTCTAAGCTCAATAATTCGATTCCAATTGAAACAGAGCCAGAGGATGTCACAGAAGAGAAAACGAAGGAAATCAAACCTGTGGCTACTGAACCGAAGGTTGAAGACACTGGaatcattgaagaagatgaatCTCCAAAATTCTTTTTCAAGTTTCAGTTTCAAACTCAGACTTTCGAAGAATTCAGCAAGAAATTTGAAGCAAAAGAGAAATATAACCTTGGCCTAGactcaattccttcaattccttATACAAGCACGAACAAGTATGAGTTCAAGTCAGGGGATGATCTTAGTTGTATAATGGAGAAGCCTGAGGATTTAAGCTTTTGTGTGAAAGAAATGTATGCTGATTCCAGCAATGGGTTCTTGTCAGAACAAGATTTCATGGAAGACGATTCATCAGAGAATGAAGTTGATACCCAACAAAGTAAACCAATTGTTTGCGAAAATATTCCAGGGAATCTTGAGTTTCTTTCAGAGGAGGACACCACTGTTCCAGAGACTGATATGGGTTCCATTACTTCAAGCCCTGAAAACCTGAGTGATTGTGAAGATTTTGAGGCTGATTCTTCAAGGAACATTGAAGATGAAGACACAATGGAAGAGCTTCAGAGCAAGAATAAGGATATAAATGCTTTAGATAATTCAGAAAAGTCCAATTTAGAGAATCCATTAGCTTCAGATCCTGAGGATTCAACTGATTTGGAAACTTTATGGGAACATCAAGAACTGATAGAACAGCTGAAAATGGAGCTGAAAAAGGTTAAAGCAACAGGCCTGCCAACCATCTTAGAAGAATCAGAATCCCCAAAGATAATGGATGATTTGAAGCCATGGAAAATTGATGAGAAGTTCCAATATGCAGATAGAATGAGTGAACTTCACAAATTCTACAAGAGTTATAGAGAAAGGATGAGGAAATTCGACATCTTGAATTACCAGAAGATGTATGCAATAG GGGTTCTTCATTCAAAGGatccatttcaatcaatttcAACCCACAAATCATCTTCAGCTCCACCAATTACATCTCTCCTCCCTCAAAACCTTTGGCCAAGAAGGCGGAAAACATCGAATTCTGACCCCATGTCGAAGTTCATCAACGAACTCCACGGTGATCTGGAAATGGTGTACGTAGGGCAACTGTGCCTTTCTTGGGAAATACTTCATTGGCAATACGAGAAAGCCATTGGAATATGGGAATCGGATCCTTACTGCATGCGTCGATACAATGAAGTTGCCGGTGAATTTCAACAGTTCCAAGTTCTGATTCAAAGGTTCGTAGAGAATGAACCCTTTGAAGGTCCAAGGGTACGAAACTACATCAAGAACCGATGTGTTCTACGGAATCTCCTTCAAGTTCCCGTCATCCGAG AGGATAGCTTGAAGGATAAAAGGAAAGGTAGAAGAAAAGGAAGAGATGAAGATGACAATGCAATTACAGCTGATATGCTAGTGGAGATCATGGAGGAAGCAATAAGAATATTTTGGCGATTTCTTCGAGCTGATAAAGATGCTAACATTGTGATCCGTAAGATGAGGAAAGGTGCTCAAGTGGAACCTACAGAGCCTGATGAGCTTCAACTTCTAGCAACCCTTCAAACTAGCTTACAAAAG AAGGATAAGAAGCTTAGGGAAATAGTAAGGAGTGGGAACTGCATATTAAGGAAATTGAAGAAGAATGAAGAGGAGAATTCAGATCAAGTGCTTTACTTCTTCTCTCAAGTGGATTTGAAATTAGTGGCAAGAGTTTTGAACATGTCTAATGTGACAAGAGACCAACTTTTATGGTGCCATTCCAAATTAAGCAAGATTAACTTTGTTAATAGGAAGATTAATGTTGAACCATCCTTTTTGCTTTTCCCAtgttga
- the LOC107887767 gene encoding uncharacterized protein, producing the protein MAVTIKRAALIVAGLGVLSFILGVIAENKKPEAGTPIPGKGVVICKYPRDPSLALGYLSVAFLMLSTIAGYWSLFYPYKGKSVPHSVLFQSASFFVFFNIALFTSGVAATLLLWPTITEHLHLIRNVHHNPTTTCPTAKTGLLGGGAFVSLDSALFWLLALMLADNARHDHFYDVEKHSKAQVLPDGC; encoded by the exons ATGGCTGTGACCATCAAGCGAGCGGCCCTTATCGTTGCCGGTCTTGGCGTCTTATCATTCATATTGGGAGTCATAGCCGAAAACAAAAAGCCAGAAGCTGGAACCCCAATTCCTGGTAAAGGTGTGGTTATATGCAAGTATCCAAGGGATCCCTCCCTGGCCCTGGGCTACCTATCGGTTGCATTTCTGATGCTATCGACTATCGCTGGCTATTGGTCTCTGTTTTACCCTTACAAAGGGAAATCTGTTCCACACTCTGTCCTCTTTCAAAGCGCCAGTTTCTTCGTCTTCTTCAACATTGCCTT GTTTACAAGTGGGGTAGCAGCCACACTGCTGTTGTGGCCAACGATCACGGAGCACCTTCACTTGATTCGCAATGTTCATCACAATCCCACCACCACATGCCCTACTGCTAAGACTGGACTCCTTGGTGGTGGTGCCTTTGTATCCCTGGATTCAGCCCTCTTCTGGTTACTTGCCCTTATGTTGGCTGATAATGCCCGACATGATCACTTTTATGATGTTGAAAAACACAGCAAAGCTCAGGTTCTCCCAGATGGCTGCTGA